A section of the Methanocellales archaeon genome encodes:
- a CDS encoding DNA-directed RNA polymerase → MSDRGRDFGPRRFDRGPREMHSVTCAECGVETEVPFKPDGTRPVYCRECYQKNRPKRY, encoded by the coding sequence ATGAGTGATAGAGGTAGAGATTTCGGCCCTAGGAGATTCGACAGAGGACCACGAGAGATGCATAGTGTAACATGCGCCGAGTGTGGTGTGGAAACCGAAGTTCCTTTCAAGCCGGATGGTACAAGACCTGTATATTGTAGGGAATGCTACCAGAAAAATAGACCAAAGCGGTATTAA